The genomic window GCTTCATCTTGGCTGTGAATCAGGAAATGTTGAGGTTTGTTCCTCTCTTCTCGACAACGGAGCATTGATTGAAGCAGCAGATGAAGTTCGTAATGGGTAGCTTAATTATGTACTATTGACTGATTCTAATAGGACAAGAAAACTCCTTTGCATTGGGCATGTGAGTGGAACAAGTTAGACGCAGTCAAATTACTAATTAGCCGTGGGGCTGATACTGAAGCCAAGGATGATGTAACCAGTTTTGCAATGTTAATATGTGTCAGAAGACACTATATATTTGTCATAGTGCAAAAGAACTCCTTTCCTGGTTTCATGCGAGTCTGGAAATGTTGAAATCATGAAATACTTAGTTGAAAATGGATGTGACACGAAAGCGGAGAACAAGGCGAGCATGGAATAAATCTTCTGATAACGTAGCAGTAAAGGATgttttgttaattaaataagatTGGAGTAGGTGCATTACATCTGGCGTGTGGCGAAGGTGAGACGGAGGCAATGTATTGGCTTGTTTCTAACGGATTCAATTACTGTGATACTGGGAAGGTAATCACTATACAAATGATGTAGATGTCGTAGGAGAGTCATTTGAACTATAGTGGGGTCAGACAACTCTTCACTACGCATGTGCAGAAGGTCATTTAGAAGTAGCAATGATGCTTGTATGTGAGCACGGTCTACATTTGGAACAGAGAACAGAGGTAGAAAATAGCTATATTTGTCATATTATCTAATTAGCATTTATTAGGATGGAATGACGCCGTTTTTGGATGCTGTAATAAGTGGCAATGTTAAACTAGTAAAATGGTTGCACGAACAACGTTGTAAGATGTCAGTCAGAGATCAGGTTATTGGATAAAGTGGGATAAGTATTGCAATGTGATGTATATTTAATTGCACAGAGCGGAAATACTGCTCTTCATTTGGCCCTCAAGCATTTAAAAGAGGAAGTTTTTTTTACTTATTTGAACATTTTTTGGAGAAATGTAACGAAAACGCCGGACTCGTATCAACGGCAAATGTAAGATTGAATTCTCCGTATAAGATATCGTGTccatatttaattaatttgccAGGAAATATCCAcacaaagaaacgtctttgAATTGGAGTCAATCAACGATGTTTGTTAGCTATTATTGCTACTGTTACCGACTTTCGGCCGTTTTTGACTTAGGCTGGAGAGaccgtttttctcgtcgcttgcAAAGAAGGATTGCAGAAAGTCGTCCAATTTCTGTGTGAAAAGAGTTGTAATTGTCGTGCAAAAGATAAGGTATAGTGTACTGGTAAGCGATTAAACGCTTGAACTGCAAATTGtagaacggaaaatcgggtCTTCATTTAAGCTGTGAAAACGGGCACATGAGAACAGCAGACTATCTCATGAAGACATTTGGGTTGGATCCCGAAGAAACAGATAATGTACATGATGTTGTAATGAATTGGcgttattttaattaaatacggTAGATAAACGAAACGTCGTTGATGAAAGTGTCTAAAGGCGGTAACGTGAATGCAGCCAAACTTCTGCAGAAAGCAACACAAAGAGACTTTtcagaaaattacaaggtTGTCATAAATTTGAAATATTATGTAAACGACGGATTTCTTCAGAATCGTTCACCCACTCTTCTTTTTGCCTGTAACTCAATGCCTGAAGCAATTGATAAAGTTAGCGTAATGATTTGCTTAATACGCTATTGACTATGCTAATGTTTAACAAAgaccgtttttcttcttgcttGTAAAAACGGATTTTACGAAGTTGTCAAGTCTCTATTAGAAATAGACTGTTACCGGCTTGCAAATGATAAGGTAttgaattttaattaagcgacgaaagcgtctGTTTGTACCGTACCGTAGAGCGCTATGTTGGGTCTTCATCTGAGCTGTGAAAATGGACACACGTCAACGGCGGAGTATCTAATGAAAGAACTTGAGTTAGATTTCAAAGGGATAGATGATGTACGCAGTATTGACTTTGATTAACGTCTAACGTTGTTTTAACAAGATGAACGAAACGCCGTTGATGAAAGCGTGTAGAGGTGGCCACGCAGTTACAGCCGAAATGTTGCTGAAAGCGGGAAAGTGGAATTTGCATGCAAAGAATAAGGTTCCAGTTGTCTGTTATAAATGCATAATTGTTATGTGTTTTTTGCAAAGCATGGAGAAAACGCTTTGCATTTGGCTTGCAAAAATCGGCATGGTGCTAAAGTGGCGCATTGTCTAATCTCTTCTGGACTTATTTCAGACGAACTTGATTATGTAAGAATTTTCACTTCCTTTATTTACATTGTTTTCATATATTGTTTTTAGAACGGACGGACTCCTTTAATGAATGCTTGTAGCAGCGGACTGTTGTTAATAGTTCGTTTACTCGCCGAGTCGGATGAATTCTCTttaaatcaaaaaaatcggGTATGTATCTCATCTTTCTGAAATATATATCATACTTTTTCCTTGTGTTGTAGATGGGACAAAGTTTGCTTCACTTGGCCTGTATATCTGGCCATGATGACGTTTCGCAATTTTTGATTGAAAGAGGTGCAATTACGGATGAAAGAGATGAAGTATAACagtgatttaattaattattatttggTCTTATTTGGTATCAAATTAGATGGGCTACACACCTTTGGCACGCGCATGCCAAAATGGACTTCTTGTCGCTGTTAAATATTTAGTAAAGATGGGACATTCCGTGTCTTGGAAATGTCAGGTGATGGTAGAAGTTTATGCACTAGTTATTTTAAATAACCTAGCAATACTGTATTTAGTTTAACAGCAGCAGTCTTTTACATTTGACCTGCGATAAAATTGGCCACGTTCAAATCATACAATGTCTTGTTCAATCTGGTGCTGATTTTGATGAAAGAGATAACGTAACGTGTTTTGATTTACACTGATGTCAAGCGCGACTTTTTTTTAATAGTATGATGAAACTCCTCTAATGCTAGCGAGTAGGCGAGGATTTATTTCTTCTGTTAAGTTTTTTTGTTCTATTGGATCTTCTCTCGTGGCGATGTCgaaggtatatatatatatatatggtGAGCGCGCATTAATCTGTAAGAGACATCTACTTTCTATGAAAGAGCGGTTTGAGTCCTTTGCATTATGCTTGCAAATATGGGCATACAAGTGTGGCAAACTTTATGATTGGTAAATATATTGAGCAGGACGTTTGCCTGAACAAACCTGATAAAGTTGGTATTATACTGATCTGCGCTTCTTGGGTGTCTTATTCTCATTCCAAGATTAACAAAACTTCTTTGGTTTACGCTTATGAAAATGGAATGTTATCTGTTGTACAGCAACTCGAGGCTAGAGGATGTTCTTTACATGTGGTAAGTTACTTTGTGTTTTTATAGTGTTTCAGAAGTTCTTACTTGTGCCAAAAAGTTATGCATGCAACCGAACATTGACTTGACCAGTCTAATCATTATACTTTCAGCTACTTTTGAAACGTAGAAacgtctttcgtttctcaTTTAGGATGATGCTTTGCTGACGTCAGCCTGTATACGCGGGTCAACCGCAACATTAAATCACGTTTTTAAGCGTCATACATCTGTAGTTTGGGTAAGAGATGTGCGGCGTGGGTTGTCCGCGTGAGCAGacactttcttttctaggaTGTCTGGAAATATTTTTCCAAAGCGtgtgaaaagaaacgggTTGACGTAGCAGTTTTTTTGATAAAATTGTTTAGCAAGTTACTTGTTGAGGTATAGTTCAGAATGAAATGCATGCAATTCCTGCAAATCGTGTGATATATAGGGTGGAAGAGATGCTTTGTTCATCGCATGTAAACAGAACTCTCTTTGCGTCGCTGATCATCTTATCAAGCTTGGCTGTTCAGTCAATCATAAGACTAGCGTAACGTactttgttgttgttttgcAGTTATTAGTATTATTTTGCAGAACGGCGAAAGTTTGTTGCATTTTGCTTGCGAAAAAGGTCACGTAGGCATTGTCCACCTGTTTCTCGATGCCGGAGCAGCCGCAAATGAAGTAGACAAGGTAATGTTTTGTCGCTGGCGTCAAAAAGTGCATGTATAAATTATTACTGAACTGAAGGCGGGAGAAACCGTTTTGAGAGCGGCTTGTAAGAAAAATCTCTTGTCCGTTGTTGCTCGTCTTATTAATAGCGGGTGTTTACttaaagagaaaagaaaagtaaaaAGTAGTGCGGTTTTTGGACATTTTGACTTACAATCTGAACGcgcagaaagaagagactctATTGCATGTAGCAGGTGGAAGGGACGTAGCTCAGTTTCTTGTTAGAGAAGCAGATTTCATGCTTAACGCAATAGATTCGGTGAGCGTTTTAGTTTTAAAACCTTAATTACGTGGTTTATCCTTTTTGTCATTAGAATGGGAATACTCCATTAATGGCAGCATGTCAAAGAGAACATTTTAAAGTTGCTAACTGGCTGATAGAAAACGGGAGTTCAGTCAATCAGAAAAACGAGGTACCTCTTAGCTGTCGTGCATGGAATTTGTTGTGAAAATGAAACCTGGCGCATAAATGTATGTAACCAAGCAGCTATTACAGGATGGGCCGCAAAACTTTATATTTTCCTTGTTATCGATGAGCACTTGACTGAAAATACTTTCTAGATGTAACTGCATATGCCCAGTGCAAAAGCGTGTTACAATATAGATTATAAAGTATCTTTTACTTTTTCAGTTTGCTGAATCTCCATTCTCTTGGTTTTTGGAACACTGTTGGACAAGCATAAATCCTTTTGGAATTTTTGATGGATtaacagttgaacgatttGTTTTAGCGGGTGCTGATGTGTCTTCTAAATCAAAGGTACATTCCAAtgattcgaattttttttgttgggATTTTTTGCAGCGTTCGAAAGTAAATGTACTACATGTGGTAGCACGGACAGTTTTTCAAAATGGCGAAAAAGCGTGCCGCTTTTTTCTAGACAAAGGCGCAGATCCGGATGCTCAAGATAAGGCAAGGCTTAAGAAACACGCACTATTCTAAGAAACGCCCAAAACATTCATTAGGAATAGATTGTTGTTACGTGCATAAGTTATCTGTACTCATTCAAATCTCTTGTCTTAGCGAACCGAACAGACATGGTTCGTTCCTGCACTGATTAGATTTAATAACTGTTGTTAAATAACTTGAACTTAATTAAGATAACAATGTAATGTTGATATCCTTTACAGAGTGGAAAAGTTCCCTACGAATACGCTGATGGAAATAAGAGAAAGATTTTGAGAGAGGCTTGGGTAAATGGGCGTTATCACTGCAGTAAGTTCAAAAACCGAACTTTTCTGCTCTCTTCAGGCAAAACGTCGATATTCGAAATTGGAAGAGTTGGGCGAGAGTAAGCCTTCAAAGATCAAAGTTTGTCTAATAGGCAAGGTCGGCGCTGGGAAGACGACTCTAATGAATTCGTTGCGCCGTATGCAGTCGGAAGAAGCGTCGTCGGTCAGCCTGCAAGTGCAATCGTCTGATCCAAAAAGAACGGCTGGCATTGACATTATTACGGCAGCGATTGATGAAGCAGGCGATGTGGTGTTTTGCGATTTCGCTGGTCAACCAAACTTTCATAAAACGCACAGTCTGTTTTTCTCGGAATCGACAACAATTTATCTTCTTGTGGTCGATGTGACAAACTCAAAGCAGGAGATATACCTGTCGTCCTTGTACTGGCTGTCTCTGACCAAGTGTAGTATTGGCTCTTCTACAAATAACAGCATTGTGTTAATTGGTAGTAGAGGCGACAAAACGACGGATGGAAGTATGATATTGAGGCAGCTTCGAACGTCACTAGCttcaaaatttgaaaagtttttcgacgtctttttggAGTCATTTATTTTAGACTGTCGCGTCTCTACATCGGTAgaaatgcagaaattgcgCAGAGTCATTTCTGACCTCAAAGCTAAAAGGATTGAGGTTTGATATTACCTAGGTAACTTAAATAACATTTTATGAAAGGAAAGATTTGATTTAGGAAGCTCCGTGCACTTTTACTCTTGTCGACGATTTGCAGTTTATATTGTTACCGGTACTGAGGGATATTAGCAAAAAGCTTCGTCCTTTGGAAGCTCTTGAAGAACTTAACCTTCTTCCAAAATTTATGAGGTGCGTTGTGTTTTCTGATGGTATTTACATGCTATTTGTATGAGCACTTCTATCTAGGGttagaaaaagagaatcaAACACGTCTTGTCTGGAGATAATTGATGATAAAAATGAGAGGTTGAACGACTTTCCCTCATTTGGTAAACAGGTAAAGTCTTTTATCACTCTCATTTACACAGCTTATTTATTACGTGCAGATTAAAGCTGTTCACTGTCGTCAATTTGTTTCAAGAGActttttctgtcttcttattgacgaaaatttttttagaggTTTAGACAAGGATACCCTTTATCAGTTTGTTCAGTTCCTTCATGGAATAGGAGAGGTATCGCACGCAGAGTTACACAAATTGACTATTATTTATAATGTACTATAGATTATCGAATTTGGTGACAATATAATTTTGGATCCTCCATGGCTTTGTAACAATGTAATCGGTCCTCTCATGTCACCGGAAACGTTTCCTGTTTGTTTGGAAGGAGTTGACGACGGAACTGTGAGTTCAAAGAGAATTGAGAAGGCCATTTGTCAATTTAATAAGCAGCAGAGAGACTTTCCGCTTGAAGTAATAATGGAGTTGCTTTGCAGTTTGGAAATTTGTTATGTGGTTCcaagcgaagaaaacgtctaCCGATTTCCCGCTCTCATATTAAAACGTCGTAGAGACGAGTTTTGgatagaagacgaagacgtgaTCGTGTACGTGGGCCGTCGTCTTCAGTGCAAGGACGAGACAGATATTATCGTCCCTGGAACGATTCCGTTTCTGCAGACACGATCGGTTGTTTGTCTTGATCCGTCGCCCCAGATCTGGAAAGACGGCATGGTATTGGAaaagcgaatcgacgaaatgacaACAATTGAAGGACTTATTGAGCTACAGGAGACAGCAAAGGCAATTGACGTAGTCGCTCGTGGCCCAGCCAATTCTGAAGCAGAATGTTTGGACTTCGTCAAAGAGATGCTGGACATGGTTCGTAAAGTATTGGACGACAGAAGTCCGGGCACGATCATCG from Oscarella lobularis chromosome 1, ooOscLobu1.1, whole genome shotgun sequence includes these protein-coding regions:
- the LOC136194118 gene encoding death-associated protein kinase 1-like isoform X1; this encodes MRTADYLMKTFGLDPEETDNINETSLMKVSKGGNVNAAKLLQKATQRDFSENYKNRSPTLLFACNSMPEAIDKTVFLLACKNGFYEVVKSLLEIDCYRLANDKSAMLGLHLSCENGHTSTAEYLMKELELDFKGIDDMNETPLMKACRGGHAVTAEMLLKAGKWNLHAKNKHGENALHLACKNRHGAKVAHCLISSGLISDELDYNGRTPLMNACSSGLLLIVRLLAESDEFSLNQKNRMGQSLLHLACISGHDDVSQFLIERGAITDERDEMGYTPLARACQNGLLVAVKYLVKMGHSVSWKCQFNSSSLLHLTCDKIGHVQIIQCLVQSGADFDERDNYDETPLMLASRRGFISSVKFFCSIGSSLVAMSKSGLSPLHYACKYGHTSVANFMIGKYIEQDVCLNKPDKINKTSLVYAYENGMLSVVQQLEARGCSLHVDDALLTSACIRGSTATLNHVFKRHTSVVWDVWKYFSKACEKKRVDVAVFLIKLFSKLLVEGGRDALFIACKQNSLCVADHLIKLGCSVNHKTSNGESLLHFACEKGHVGIVHLFLDAGAAANEVDKAGETVLRAACKKNLLSVVARLINSGCLLKEKRKKEETLLHVAGGRDVAQFLVREADFMLNAIDSNGNTPLMAACQREHFKVANWLIENGSSVNQKNEFAESPFSWFLEHCWTSINPFGIFDGLTVERFVLAGADVSSKSKVHSNDSNFFCWDFLQRSKVNVLHVVARTVFQNGEKACRFFLDKGADPDAQDKSGKVPYEYADGNKRKILREAWAKRRYSKLEELGESKPSKIKVCLIGKVGAGKTTLMNSLRRMQSEEASSVSLQVQSSDPKRTAGIDIITAAIDEAGDVVFCDFAGQPNFHKTHSLFFSESTTIYLLVVDVTNSKQEIYLSSLYWLSLTKCSIGSSTNNSIVLIGSRGDKTTDGSMILRQLRTSLASKFEKFFDVFLESFILDCRVSTSVEMQKLRRVISDLKAKRIEEAPCTFTLVDDLQFILLPVLRDISKKLRPLEALEELNLLPKFMRVRKRESNTSCLEIIDDKNERLNDFPSFGKQIKAVHCRQFVSRDFFCLLIDENFFRGLDKDTLYQFVQFLHGIGEIIEFGDNIILDPPWLCNNVIGPLMSPETFPVCLEGVDDGTVSSKRIEKAICQFNKQQRDFPLEVIMELLCSLEICYVVPSEENVYRFPALILKRRRDEFWIEDEDVIVYVGRRLQCKDETDIIVPGTIPFLQTRSVVCLDPSPQIWKDGMVLEKRIDEMTTIEGLIELQETAKAIDVVARGPANSEAECLDFVKEMLDMVRKVLDDRSPGTIIDCELCLSTSALKKLVEHPPAHKPSLIEIAKSKDSPVSTTRKIERYTDTLRDLLIVPSDHYCLLPRKVKVGLQEALNFCKQSLCLLGKELGLKASEVIGCKDPERLLRIWNSRRDALVSKLVHCLRKCRSLVALHIMHRDTPFVQLSDDEAAAAEKAFESTFCAAMDDSKSLPLEGDQEVEERHIDYLKEEVIDSDGVLNNFIRHLLGWSFTRAKQFLNNSKDQTIAMKFFDAVMQWRDREGLNATIGKLLEAFEKVGKKGAALKLLSRLN
- the LOC136194118 gene encoding death-associated protein kinase 1-like isoform X2; translation: MRTADYLMKTFGLDPEETDNINETSLMKVSKGGNVNAAKLLQKATQRDFSENYKNRSPTLLFACNSMPEAIDKTVFLLACKNGFYEVVKSLLEIDCYRLANDKSAMLGLHLSCENGHTSTAEYLMKELELDFKGIDDMNETPLMKACRGGHAVTAEMLLKAGKWNLHAKNKHGENALHLACKNRHGAKVAHCLISSGLISDELDYNGRTPLMNACSSGLLLIVRLLAESDEFSLNQKNRMGQSLLHLACISGHDDVSQFLIERGAITDERDEMGYTPLARACQNGLLVAVKYLVKMGHSVSWKCQFNSSSLLHLTCDKIGHVQIIQCLVQSGADFDERDNYDETPLMLASRRGFISSVKFFCSIGSSLVAMSKSGLSPLHYACKYGHTSVANFMIGKYIEQDVCLNKPDKINKTSLVYAYENGMLSVVQQLEARGCSLHVDDALLTSACIRGSTATLNHVFKRHTSVVWDVWKYFSKACEKKRVDVAVFLIKLFSKLLVEGGRDALFIACKQNSLCVADHLIKLGCSVNHKTSNGESLLHFACEKGHVGIVHLFLDAGAAANEVDKAGETVLRAACKKNLLSVVARLINSGCLLKEKRKKEETLLHVAGGRDVAQFLVREADFMLNAIDSNGNTPLMAACQREHFKVANWLIENGSSVNQKNEFAESPFSWFLEHCWTSINPFGIFDGLTVERFVLAGADVSSKSKRSKVNVLHVVARTVFQNGEKACRFFLDKGADPDAQDKSGKVPYEYADGNKRKILREAWAKRRYSKLEELGESKPSKIKVCLIGKVGAGKTTLMNSLRRMQSEEASSVSLQVQSSDPKRTAGIDIITAAIDEAGDVVFCDFAGQPNFHKTHSLFFSESTTIYLLVVDVTNSKQEIYLSSLYWLSLTKCSIGSSTNNSIVLIGSRGDKTTDGSMILRQLRTSLASKFEKFFDVFLESFILDCRVSTSVEMQKLRRVISDLKAKRIEEAPCTFTLVDDLQFILLPVLRDISKKLRPLEALEELNLLPKFMRVRKRESNTSCLEIIDDKNERLNDFPSFGKQIKAVHCRQFVSRDFFCLLIDENFFRGLDKDTLYQFVQFLHGIGEIIEFGDNIILDPPWLCNNVIGPLMSPETFPVCLEGVDDGTVSSKRIEKAICQFNKQQRDFPLEVIMELLCSLEICYVVPSEENVYRFPALILKRRRDEFWIEDEDVIVYVGRRLQCKDETDIIVPGTIPFLQTRSVVCLDPSPQIWKDGMVLEKRIDEMTTIEGLIELQETAKAIDVVARGPANSEAECLDFVKEMLDMVRKVLDDRSPGTIIDCELCLSTSALKKLVEHPPAHKPSLIEIAKSKDSPVSTTRKIERYTDTLRDLLIVPSDHYCLLPRKVKVGLQEALNFCKQSLCLLGKELGLKASEVIGCKDPERLLRIWNSRRDALVSKLVHCLRKCRSLVALHIMHRDTPFVQLSDDEAAAAEKAFESTFCAAMDDSKSLPLEGDQEVEERHIDYLKEEVIDSDGVLNNFIRHLLGWSFTRAKQFLNNSKDQTIAMKFFDAVMQWRDREGLNATIGKLLEAFEKVGKKGAALKLLSRLN
- the LOC136194118 gene encoding death-associated protein kinase 1-like isoform X3; this encodes MRTADYLMKTFGLDPEETDNINETSLMKVSKGGNVNAAKLLQKATQRDFSENYKNRSPTLLFACNSMPEAIDKTVFLLACKNGFYEVVKSLLEIDCYRLANDKSAMLGLHLSCENGHTSTAEYLMKELELDFKGIDDMNETPLMKACRGGHAVTAEMLLKAGKWNLHAKNKHGENALHLACKNRHGAKVAHCLISSGLISDELDYNGRTPLMNACSSGLLLIVRLLAESDEFSLNQKNRMGQSLLHLACISGHDDVSQFLIERGAITDERDEMGYTPLARACQNGLLVAVKYLVKMGHSVSWKCQFNSSSLLHLTCDKIGHVQIIQCLVQSGADFDERDNYDETPLMLASRRGFISSVKFFCSIGSSLVAMSKSGLSPLHYACKYGHTSVANFMIGKYIEQDVCLNKPDKINKTSLVYAYENGMLSVVQQLEARGCSLHVDDALLTSACIRGSTATLNHVFKRHTSVVWDVWKYFSKACEKKRVDVAVFLIKLFSKLLVEGGRDALFIACKQNSLCVADHLIKLGCSVNHKTSNGESLLHFACEKGHVGIVHLFLDAGAAANEVDKAGETVLRAACKKNLLSVVARLINSGCLLKEKRKKEETLLHVAGGRDVAQFLVREADFMLNAIDSNGNTPLMAACQREHFKVANWLIENGSSVNQKNEFAESPFSWFLEHCWTSINPFGIFDGLTVERFVLAGADVSSKSKVHSNDSNFFCWDFLQRSKVNVLHVVARTVFQNGEKACRFFLDKGADPDAQDKSGKVPYEYADGNKRKILREAWAKRRYSKLEELGESKPSKIKVCLIGKVGAGKTTLMNSLRRMQSEEASSVSLQVQSSDPKRTAGIDIITAAIDEAGDVVFCDFAGQPNFHKTHSLFFSESTTIYLLVVDVTNSKQEIYLSSLYWLSLTKCSIGSSTNNSIVLIGSRGDKTTDGSMILRQLRTSLASKFEKFFDVFLESFILDCRVSTSVEMQKLRRVISDLKAKRIEEAPCTFTLVDDLQFILLPVLRDISKKLRPLEALEELNLLPKFMRVRKRESNTSCLEIIDDKNERLNDFPSFGKQIKAVHCRQFVSRDFFCLLIDENFFRGLDKDTLYQFVQFLHGIGEIIEFGDNIILDPPWLCNNVIGPLMSPETFPVCLEGVDDGTVSSKRIEKAICQFNKQQRDFPLEVIMELLCSLEICYVVPSEENVYRFPALILKRRRDEFWIEDEDVIVYVGRRLQCKDETDIIVPGTIPFLQTRSVVCLDPSPQIWKDGMVLEKRIDEMTTIEGLIELQETAKAIDVVARGPANSEAECLDFVKEMLDMVRKVLDDRSPGTIIDCELCLSTSALKKLVEHPPAHKPSLIEIAKSKDSPFHQITTVCSQGRLKSAFRRLLIFVSKASVCSVRNWG